The following are encoded in a window of Sminthopsis crassicaudata isolate SCR6 chromosome 5, ASM4859323v1, whole genome shotgun sequence genomic DNA:
- the NCKAP5L gene encoding nck-associated protein 5-like isoform X2: MSQEVEEPSGDPGTPKPGGSINMELGTRQELLHRLRELEAENSALAQANESQRETYERCLDEVANHVVQALLNQKDLREECIKLKRRVFDLERQNQTLSTLFQQKLQLSAGSLPQLPLHPLQSISEPLATTLLNTEEGPAALLSMGSCTGQKEVGCEQQQQQQQQQALGSLGPPLDALSPFLKKKAQILEVLRSLEETDPLLLHPITASWRAAGQCSQGDPSIHSDCSFKGKAGEKWNPGERLGSPEPVNGEVCTSPLPEPAPWASCLLLGPSGLGGLLRWEPVLGSPLGEEKLGRLWGMGQESQRSPAPQPGLHSGQGSSSSSSSDEAGEPGEALTPAALLNALARKQLNLGQLLEDTESYLQAFLSGAGGPNSGVTPPAYGPGSGQPSLPSEGLPQSLRPKGLPKTAWGGVGSEPLKPGLSTTSEGNGALPFLSVFVDGGDTSPGSWPSYPLSSSQVKSELQISPSSPIETQELNFSSPPKSLNFLKLSLVPEKAPSPSTPHLSPHLPRSSRIPCWNGGPDGSSSPMHTHQGLGGELSPEIVTQCQSTSSPPTLIVDSIQFRPTHPAPSSVLSPEPPACPTPPRYENVLDLSTGSFGDPCPEQPLTSLQSSSYPPLAPETRDQSLRGPPSPCPPQLCPYEGSQGKASEKSGPESPQVGWKGTGGSTKKPGNGAGRRPGEPGFTPLRERLIALGKLKTGPEGSPSSDKNGSPGKLALERARLPGRLREGTADTAPSSFRPLEPTEAKGLPRGAVPLGTSSLKQQDHGSSGEPGPRCYSSHSMGARLDLDSVSSRGCLTKVELAKSRLAGALCPQTPRTPVKLPTTVPSSGKPNKSPHGSPTKLPSKSPTKVLPRGGSPQVPKDLVKSEKGKGPPWADCGAPSQPVPKVAGPGGQGHGSEGPALHSAIEEKVMKGIEENVLRLQGQDRTPSTEAKHRNSSSIVSWFGLKKSKLPAPSRRTDPGKNKESPGGTPLGKGGKQEARKLETESLNISKLMAKAEDLRKALEEEKAYLSRQGRGRPGGPTRGTSSSEVVLGQAQSQLTIMYQGTDTFMQQLLNRVDGKELPPDNWKDSKQDFGDFQSSVPETKGLQPLRSPRNGLIGQSANKSSGKNSELAQREAAPAEDGLAEPIPTPNFTACGSLTRTLDSGIGTFPPPDHGSSGVPSKNPPKPKPSRLDPPPTEHLARPYPLTKVPQRARTLDREVPAVEELLVGGRNPSVPAFHALLSPTPRHHGHKACTDDSSGHPGRPPPIQLSKNWTFPNTRAGGNSSDPFLCPPHQLEGLPRTPLVPPLERKQGSEGGHPPPTTSGPAFSGSRTPSTSDMGEDGRASGGGPPGLETSESLSDSLYDSLSSCGSQG; this comes from the exons ATGTCTCAGGAAGTTGAGGAACCATCTGGGGACCCTGGAACCCCAAAACCAGGAGGCAGCATTAACATGGAGTTAGGGACTCGGCAAGAGCTTTTGCATCGACTTCGGGAACTGGAG GCAGAAAATTCAGCACTGGCCCAGGCCAATGAGAGTCAGCGAGAGACCTATGAGCGCTGCCTGGATGAG GTTGCCAACCATGTGGTACAGGCACTTCTGAATCAAAAG GACTTACGTGAAGAATGCATCAAATTGAAGAGGAGGGTATTTGACTTAGAACGGCAGAACCAGACATTGAGTACTCTCTTTCAGCAGAAGTTACAGCTTTCAGCAGGTTCTCTTCCACAG cTCCCATTACATCCACTACAATCAATTTCAGAGCCACTAGCCACCACACTCCTGAATACTGAAGAGGGACCAGCAGCCTTACTGTCAATGGGGTCCTGTACTGGACAAAAAGAG GTAGGCTGtgagcagcagcaacagcagcagcaacaacaggcCTTGGGTAGCCTGGGCCCCCCATTGGATGCTCTTTCCCCATTTCTGAAGAAAAAGGCTCAGATACTGGAAGTGTTGAGGAGCCTAGAAGAAACTGATCCCCTGTTACTGCACCCCATCACTGCTTCATGGAGGGCAGCAGGGCAGTGTTCCCAAGGGGATCCCAGCATCCATTCTGATTGTTCCTTCAAGGGCAAGGCAGGTGAAAAATGGAATCCAGGTGAGAGGCTGGGCTCCCCAGAACCAGTCAATGGTGAAGTATGTACCTCACCCCTGCCAGAGCCTGCACCCTGGGCATCCTGCCTACTCCTGGGCCCTAGTGGACTAGGGGGACTACTCCGGTGGGAACCTGTCCTGGGGAGCCCACTGGGTGAGGAGAAGTTGGGGAGGCTTTGGGGCATGGGCCAGGAATCCCAGAGGTCCCCAGCACCACAACCTGGCCTCCACAGTGGACAAGGCAGCAGCAGTAGCTCTTCCTCAGATGAGGCTGGAGAGCCAGGGGAGGCATTGACACCAGCTGCCCTTCTCAATGCCTTGGCCCGGAAGCAACTTAACCTGGGTCAATTGCTGGAGGACACAGAGTCTTACCTACAGGCCTTCCTTTCAGGGGCTGGAGGGCCCAACAGTGGAGTTACACCCCCTGCCTATGGTCCTGGCTCAGGACAACCATCCCTGCCCAGTGAAGGGCTTCCTCAGTCTCTAAGACCCAAAGGCCTTCCCAAGACAGCATGGGGTGGGGTGGGATCTGAACCCCTCAAGCCAGGCTTAAGCACTACCTCAGAGGGCAATGGGGCCCTCCCCTTCCTCAGTGTGTTTGTGGATGGGGGAGACACCTCTCCAGGCTCCTGGCCCAGTTATCCCCTTTCTTCATCTCAGGTGAAAAGCGAGCTCCAAATTAGCCCCTCTTCCCCCATTGAGACCCAGGAACTCAACTTCTCCTCCCCACCCAAGAGTCTCAATTTCTTGAAGTTGTCTCTAGTCCCAGAGAAGGCCCCTAGCCCTAGCACCCCCCATCTCAGTCCCCATTTGCCCCGAAGTTCTCGAATCCCTTGCTGGAATGGGGGTCCAGATGGGAGTTCTTCTCCCATGCATACCCACCAAGGCCTTGGGGGTGAACTGTCTCCTGAGATAGTTACCCAGTGCCAATCCACCAGCTCCCCACCTACCCTCATTGTGGACTCCATCCAGTTTAGACCCAcacatccagccccatcctctGTCCTTTCACCTGAGCCCCCAGCTTGTCCAACCCCACCTCGCTATGAAAATGTCCTGGATCTTTCAACTGGCTCCTTTGGGGACCCATGTCCAGAGCAACCCCTCACTTCCCTCCAGTCATCCAGTTACCCACCGCTGGCCCCAGAGACACGGGACCAGAGTCTTAGGGGCCCACCTAGCCCCTGCCCACCTCAGCTCTGCCCTTATGAGGGTAGCCAGGGGAAAGCTAGTGAGAAGTCAGGACCGGAGTCTCCGCAGGTTGGCTGGAAGGGCACAGGTGGCTCCACTAAAAAGCCAGGCAATGGGGCAGGGAGACGGCCTGGGGAGCCAGGCTTCACCCCTCTCCGAGAGAGACTGATAGCACTAGGCAAACTGAAGACAGGCCCTGAGGGAAGCCCAAGCTCTGACAAGAATGGCAGCCCTGGGAAGCTGGCACTAGAGAGAGCCCGGCTTCCAGGAAGGCTGAGGGAAGGGACTGCAGACACAGCCCCCAGCTCCTTCAGGCCCCTGGAGCCCACTGAAGCAAAGGGGCTCCCACGAGGCGCAGTGCCCCTGGGTACTAGTAGCCTGAAGCAACAGGACCACGGGTCTTCTGGGGAACCAGGTCCCCGCTGCTACTCTTCCCACTCTATGGGTGCTCGTCTTGACCTGGACTCTGTTTCATCTCGTGGCTGCCTCACCAAAGTGGAGCTGGCAAAAAGCCGGCTGGCAGGAGCACTGTGCCCCCAGACCCCACGGACTCCAGTCAAACTGCCTACCACAGTGCCCAGCTCAGGCAAACCCAACAAAAGCCCCCATGGCAGTCCTACCAAGCTGCCCTCCAAGTCACCCACCAAGGTGTTACCCCGAGGTGGATCTCCCCAAGTGCCCAAGGACCTGGTAAAGTCTGAGAAGGGCAAGGGGCCCCCTTGGGCAGACTGTGGTGCCCCCTCCCAGCCAGTGCCCAAAGTAGCCGGCCCAGGGGGCCAAGGTCATGGTTCTGAAGGGCCGGCACTCCATTCAGCCATAGAGGAAAAGGTCATGAAAGGCATTGAGGAGAATGTGCTCCGACTACAGGGCCAGGATCGGACACCAAGCACAGAGGCCAAGCACCGCAACTCGAGCAGCATCGTTAGCTGGTTTGGACTAAAAAAGAGCAAGCTACCAGCCCCAAGCCGCCGAACAGATCCCGGGAAGAACAAGGAAAGTCCGGGGGGCACTCCCCTTGGCAAAGGGGGCAAGCAGGAGGCCCGCAAGCTGGAGACTGAGAGTCTCAACATCTCCAAGCTGATGGCCAAGGCCGAGGACCTGCGGAAGGCCCTGGAAGAGGAAAAGGCCTACCTCAGCAGGCAGGGCCGGGGCCGGCCAGGGGGCCCGACACGAGGTACAAGCAGCAGCGAGGTGGTTCTGGGCCAGGCACAGAGCCAGCTCACCATCATGTACCAGGGCACTGACACCTTCATGCAGCAGCTGCTCAACCG GGTAGATGGGAAGGAACTGCCCCCTGATAATTGGAAAGATTCCAAGCAAGATTTTGGAGATTTTCAGTCATCTGTTCCTGAAACCAAGGGCCTCCAGCCACTGCGAAGCCCCCGAAATGGCCTAATTGGTCAAAGTGCCAACAAGTCATCTGGGAAG aacagtgaactggcccagAGGGAAGCAGCCCCTGCCGAGGACGGACTCGCTGAGCCCATCCCAACCCCGAATTTTACAG CCTGTGGCTCCCTAACCCGAACTCTGGACAGCGGCATTGGTACCTTCCCACCACCAGACCACGGCAGCAGCGGAGTCCCCAGCAAAAACCCACCCAAGCCAAAGCCTTCTCGCCTGGATCCACCCCCTACTGAGCATTTGGCCCGACCCTACCCCCTCACCAAGGTTCCCCAACGTGCCAGAACGCTGGATCGAGAGGTGCCTGCTGTGGAGGAGCTGCTGGTAGGCGGAAGGAACCCGAGTGTCCCTGCATTCCATGCGCTGCTTTCTCCCACTCCTAGGCACCATGGGCACAAGGCCTGCACAGATG ATTCCAGTGGGCACCCTGGACGGCCACCCCCAATTCAGCTCTCCAAAAACTGGACTTTCCCTAACACACGAGCTGGTGGCAACTCTTCTGACCCCTTCCTTTGTCCACCCCATCAACTGGAAGGGCTTCCCAGGACACCTCTG GTCCCCCCACTTGAGAGAAAGCAGGGTTCAGAGGGAGGCCACCCGCCTCCAACAACCTCTGGCCCAGCTTTTAGTGGCAGTCGTACGCCCAGCACCTCAGACATGGGAGAGGATGGACGCGCCTCCGGTGGGGGCCCTCCTGGACTGGAAACGTCAGAATCCCTCAGTGATTCTTTGTATGACTCCCTATCCTCTTGTGGGAGCCAAGGCTGA
- the NCKAP5L gene encoding nck-associated protein 5-like isoform X4: MSQEVEEPSGDPGTPKPGGSINMELGTRQELLHRLRELEAENSALAQANESQRETYERCLDEVANHVVQALLNQKDLREECIKLKRRVFDLERQNQTLSTLFQQKLQLSAGSLPQLPLHPLQSISEPLATTLLNTEEGPAALLSMGSCTGQKEVGCEQQQQQQQQQALGSLGPPLDALSPFLKKKAQILEVLRSLEETDPLLLHPITASWRAAGQCSQGDPSIHSDCSFKGKAGEKWNPGERLGSPEPVNGEVCTSPLPEPAPWASCLLLGPSGLGGLLRWEPVLGSPLGEEKLGRLWGMGQESQRSPAPQPGLHSGQGSSSSSSSDEAGEPGEALTPAALLNALARKQLNLGQLLEDTESYLQAFLSGAGGPNSGVTPPAYGPGSGQPSLPSEGLPQSLRPKGLPKTAWGGVGSEPLKPGLSTTSEGNGALPFLSVFVDGGDTSPGSWPSYPLSSSQVKSELQISPSSPIETQELNFSSPPKSLNFLKLSLVPEKAPSPSTPHLSPHLPRSSRIPCWNGGPDGSSSPMHTHQGLGGELSPEIVTQCQSTSSPPTLIVDSIQFRPTHPAPSSVLSPEPPACPTPPRYENVLDLSTGSFGDPCPEQPLTSLQSSSYPPLAPETRDQSLRGPPSPCPPQLCPYEGSQGKASEKSGPESPQVGWKGTGGSTKKPGNGAGRRPGEPGFTPLRERLIALGKLKTGPEGSPSSDKNGSPGKLALERARLPGRLREGTADTAPSSFRPLEPTEAKGLPRGAVPLGTSSLKQQDHGSSGEPGPRCYSSHSMGARLDLDSVSSRGCLTKVELAKSRLAGALCPQTPRTPVKLPTTVPSSGKPNKSPHGSPTKLPSKSPTKVLPRGGSPQVPKDLVKSEKGKGPPWADCGAPSQPVPKVAGPGGQGHGSEGPALHSAIEEKVMKGIEENVLRLQGQDRTPSTEAKHRNSSSIVSWFGLKKSKLPAPSRRTDPGKNKESPGGTPLGKGGKQEARKLETESLNISKLMAKAEDLRKALEEEKAYLSRQGRGRPGGPTRGTSSSEVVLGQAQSQLTIMYQGTDTFMQQLLNRVDGKELPPDNWKDSKQDFGDFQSSVPETKGLQPLRSPRNGLIGQSANKSSGKKNSELAQREAAPAEDGLAEPIPTPNFTACGSLTRTLDSGIGTFPPPDHGSSGVPSKNPPKPKPSRLDPPPTEHLARPYPLTKVPQRARTLDREVPAVEELLVGGRNPSVPAFHALLSPTPRHHGHKACTDGPPT, from the exons ATGTCTCAGGAAGTTGAGGAACCATCTGGGGACCCTGGAACCCCAAAACCAGGAGGCAGCATTAACATGGAGTTAGGGACTCGGCAAGAGCTTTTGCATCGACTTCGGGAACTGGAG GCAGAAAATTCAGCACTGGCCCAGGCCAATGAGAGTCAGCGAGAGACCTATGAGCGCTGCCTGGATGAG GTTGCCAACCATGTGGTACAGGCACTTCTGAATCAAAAG GACTTACGTGAAGAATGCATCAAATTGAAGAGGAGGGTATTTGACTTAGAACGGCAGAACCAGACATTGAGTACTCTCTTTCAGCAGAAGTTACAGCTTTCAGCAGGTTCTCTTCCACAG cTCCCATTACATCCACTACAATCAATTTCAGAGCCACTAGCCACCACACTCCTGAATACTGAAGAGGGACCAGCAGCCTTACTGTCAATGGGGTCCTGTACTGGACAAAAAGAG GTAGGCTGtgagcagcagcaacagcagcagcaacaacaggcCTTGGGTAGCCTGGGCCCCCCATTGGATGCTCTTTCCCCATTTCTGAAGAAAAAGGCTCAGATACTGGAAGTGTTGAGGAGCCTAGAAGAAACTGATCCCCTGTTACTGCACCCCATCACTGCTTCATGGAGGGCAGCAGGGCAGTGTTCCCAAGGGGATCCCAGCATCCATTCTGATTGTTCCTTCAAGGGCAAGGCAGGTGAAAAATGGAATCCAGGTGAGAGGCTGGGCTCCCCAGAACCAGTCAATGGTGAAGTATGTACCTCACCCCTGCCAGAGCCTGCACCCTGGGCATCCTGCCTACTCCTGGGCCCTAGTGGACTAGGGGGACTACTCCGGTGGGAACCTGTCCTGGGGAGCCCACTGGGTGAGGAGAAGTTGGGGAGGCTTTGGGGCATGGGCCAGGAATCCCAGAGGTCCCCAGCACCACAACCTGGCCTCCACAGTGGACAAGGCAGCAGCAGTAGCTCTTCCTCAGATGAGGCTGGAGAGCCAGGGGAGGCATTGACACCAGCTGCCCTTCTCAATGCCTTGGCCCGGAAGCAACTTAACCTGGGTCAATTGCTGGAGGACACAGAGTCTTACCTACAGGCCTTCCTTTCAGGGGCTGGAGGGCCCAACAGTGGAGTTACACCCCCTGCCTATGGTCCTGGCTCAGGACAACCATCCCTGCCCAGTGAAGGGCTTCCTCAGTCTCTAAGACCCAAAGGCCTTCCCAAGACAGCATGGGGTGGGGTGGGATCTGAACCCCTCAAGCCAGGCTTAAGCACTACCTCAGAGGGCAATGGGGCCCTCCCCTTCCTCAGTGTGTTTGTGGATGGGGGAGACACCTCTCCAGGCTCCTGGCCCAGTTATCCCCTTTCTTCATCTCAGGTGAAAAGCGAGCTCCAAATTAGCCCCTCTTCCCCCATTGAGACCCAGGAACTCAACTTCTCCTCCCCACCCAAGAGTCTCAATTTCTTGAAGTTGTCTCTAGTCCCAGAGAAGGCCCCTAGCCCTAGCACCCCCCATCTCAGTCCCCATTTGCCCCGAAGTTCTCGAATCCCTTGCTGGAATGGGGGTCCAGATGGGAGTTCTTCTCCCATGCATACCCACCAAGGCCTTGGGGGTGAACTGTCTCCTGAGATAGTTACCCAGTGCCAATCCACCAGCTCCCCACCTACCCTCATTGTGGACTCCATCCAGTTTAGACCCAcacatccagccccatcctctGTCCTTTCACCTGAGCCCCCAGCTTGTCCAACCCCACCTCGCTATGAAAATGTCCTGGATCTTTCAACTGGCTCCTTTGGGGACCCATGTCCAGAGCAACCCCTCACTTCCCTCCAGTCATCCAGTTACCCACCGCTGGCCCCAGAGACACGGGACCAGAGTCTTAGGGGCCCACCTAGCCCCTGCCCACCTCAGCTCTGCCCTTATGAGGGTAGCCAGGGGAAAGCTAGTGAGAAGTCAGGACCGGAGTCTCCGCAGGTTGGCTGGAAGGGCACAGGTGGCTCCACTAAAAAGCCAGGCAATGGGGCAGGGAGACGGCCTGGGGAGCCAGGCTTCACCCCTCTCCGAGAGAGACTGATAGCACTAGGCAAACTGAAGACAGGCCCTGAGGGAAGCCCAAGCTCTGACAAGAATGGCAGCCCTGGGAAGCTGGCACTAGAGAGAGCCCGGCTTCCAGGAAGGCTGAGGGAAGGGACTGCAGACACAGCCCCCAGCTCCTTCAGGCCCCTGGAGCCCACTGAAGCAAAGGGGCTCCCACGAGGCGCAGTGCCCCTGGGTACTAGTAGCCTGAAGCAACAGGACCACGGGTCTTCTGGGGAACCAGGTCCCCGCTGCTACTCTTCCCACTCTATGGGTGCTCGTCTTGACCTGGACTCTGTTTCATCTCGTGGCTGCCTCACCAAAGTGGAGCTGGCAAAAAGCCGGCTGGCAGGAGCACTGTGCCCCCAGACCCCACGGACTCCAGTCAAACTGCCTACCACAGTGCCCAGCTCAGGCAAACCCAACAAAAGCCCCCATGGCAGTCCTACCAAGCTGCCCTCCAAGTCACCCACCAAGGTGTTACCCCGAGGTGGATCTCCCCAAGTGCCCAAGGACCTGGTAAAGTCTGAGAAGGGCAAGGGGCCCCCTTGGGCAGACTGTGGTGCCCCCTCCCAGCCAGTGCCCAAAGTAGCCGGCCCAGGGGGCCAAGGTCATGGTTCTGAAGGGCCGGCACTCCATTCAGCCATAGAGGAAAAGGTCATGAAAGGCATTGAGGAGAATGTGCTCCGACTACAGGGCCAGGATCGGACACCAAGCACAGAGGCCAAGCACCGCAACTCGAGCAGCATCGTTAGCTGGTTTGGACTAAAAAAGAGCAAGCTACCAGCCCCAAGCCGCCGAACAGATCCCGGGAAGAACAAGGAAAGTCCGGGGGGCACTCCCCTTGGCAAAGGGGGCAAGCAGGAGGCCCGCAAGCTGGAGACTGAGAGTCTCAACATCTCCAAGCTGATGGCCAAGGCCGAGGACCTGCGGAAGGCCCTGGAAGAGGAAAAGGCCTACCTCAGCAGGCAGGGCCGGGGCCGGCCAGGGGGCCCGACACGAGGTACAAGCAGCAGCGAGGTGGTTCTGGGCCAGGCACAGAGCCAGCTCACCATCATGTACCAGGGCACTGACACCTTCATGCAGCAGCTGCTCAACCG GGTAGATGGGAAGGAACTGCCCCCTGATAATTGGAAAGATTCCAAGCAAGATTTTGGAGATTTTCAGTCATCTGTTCCTGAAACCAAGGGCCTCCAGCCACTGCGAAGCCCCCGAAATGGCCTAATTGGTCAAAGTGCCAACAAGTCATCTGGGAAG aagaacagtgaactggcccagAGGGAAGCAGCCCCTGCCGAGGACGGACTCGCTGAGCCCATCCCAACCCCGAATTTTACAG CCTGTGGCTCCCTAACCCGAACTCTGGACAGCGGCATTGGTACCTTCCCACCACCAGACCACGGCAGCAGCGGAGTCCCCAGCAAAAACCCACCCAAGCCAAAGCCTTCTCGCCTGGATCCACCCCCTACTGAGCATTTGGCCCGACCCTACCCCCTCACCAAGGTTCCCCAACGTGCCAGAACGCTGGATCGAGAGGTGCCTGCTGTGGAGGAGCTGCTGGTAGGCGGAAGGAACCCGAGTGTCCCTGCATTCCATGCGCTGCTTTCTCCCACTCCTAGGCACCATGGGCACAAGGCCTGCACAGATG GTCCCCCCACTTGA